Genomic segment of Mycolicibacterium psychrotolerans:
AATCAGCTGACGCCGTTCGGACGCGCCAACAGGAACTACATCAAACGCTTCGCTAATATTCATGCAGGCAAACGATGCGTCATCATTGGCAACGGACCCAGCCTCAAAGAGACGAGTCTTGACTTACTTCGGTCTGAATTTACTTTCGGCCTGAATCGTATATATCTAATGTTCGACGAGCTAGGCTTCGACACTACGTACCATGTGGTAATTAATCGATTCGTCGTTGAGCAGTGCGCGAGCGACTTTCAACGTTTGAAGTCACCCCTATTCACCACCATCACCAACCGTGATCTGCTGGGCGACGGAAATTCAGTCGGATACCTGAACCGCATTGCCGGCCCGTGGTTCTCACGAGACGCCAGCAGAGGCATCTGCGAGGGCTACACAGTCACCTACGTAGCTATGCAGCTGGCGTATTATATGGGTTTCTCGGAAGTGATTCTGGTCGGCGTGGATCACAAATTCGCAGTTCAAGGCAAGCCAAATCAGTTGGTGGAGTCAACAGGCGCAGACGCCAGTCACTTCGACCCAAGGTACTTCGCACAAGGTTTCAAGTGGCAACTGCCCGACTTAGATAACTCGGAAATATCTTACACGCTCGCGCGCGATATGTTCGAGCGCTCTGGCCGCCGAATCGTAGACGCAACCGTCGGAGGTGCACTTGACATCTTCCCGAAAGTTCAGTTGGAGCAGATTCTTAGCCGCTGACTCTCGTCGAGCGCGATGAGTTGCGCCCACGAAGTTATCTCAACATCCGGAACTGGAACGCAAAGCGCCCACGGGTGTCTTCACCCGGCAGACAGCCAGGTATCACCTAGGGAAGTCGGAGATG
This window contains:
- a CDS encoding 6-hydroxymethylpterin diphosphokinase MptE-like protein encodes the protein MGDTPDQKVVVDEQWKQYDWKRRVLINALGEERARAWARPVNLVEATLKNQLTPFGRANRNYIKRFANIHAGKRCVIIGNGPSLKETSLDLLRSEFTFGLNRIYLMFDELGFDTTYHVVINRFVVEQCASDFQRLKSPLFTTITNRDLLGDGNSVGYLNRIAGPWFSRDASRGICEGYTVTYVAMQLAYYMGFSEVILVGVDHKFAVQGKPNQLVESTGADASHFDPRYFAQGFKWQLPDLDNSEISYTLARDMFERSGRRIVDATVGGALDIFPKVQLEQILSR